From the genome of Candidatus Thorarchaeota archaeon:
ACAACAGAGATTGTTGGTACGGGCAGTAGTGGCGTACCGCCGCCTAGTAGTAATCCTAGAGCCGCGGCTACAGCACCAAGTAAACCACCTATACCCGCAATCTTGCTGATTGGCTCAACGGACTCTCCTTCAGAAGAGCTTTGAGTAATTATGGATTTGATATCTTCCATTTGTAGATTCCTCACTTAAGTTGTCGCCCACTAAGGGTTTTCGTCCCCGCGGGTTATAAATGCATATCGGAGTACGCTTTCAGCAAGCTTGGGTCATTACTTGAATGTTACCCTTTTTCTCAGGGACCGTTATGTAGAAAAAGACTTTCGGATACTAAAGAACAAGGTGTATTCTACATGACAAAGATGGAACTTTACATTGACGGCAAAAAGATTCCGATGAATCAGTTCGTACGCAGTGTCATTCACGATGTGAATGTATCAATGGTGTCACATCTCAAGAACGTTGAAGCTGAGAAGATTGCCAAGATAGAGATATCTACTGAATAGTAACTGCTGGCAGGGGAAAAACAATGACACATGAGTGTTGGAATGAGCAGATTCTCTGGATTGACCTGAGTTCCCAGAGTGTAACTGAAGAGCAGCTGAGTCCAGAAATATATGAGAAGTTTATGGGCGGGAAAGGACTAGGCACCTATTTGCTTTACAGAGAAGTGAATGAAAGCATAGATCCTCTTGATCCGGACAATCTTCTCCTCTTTTTGAGCGGTCCCTTGCAGGGTCTCCCTGCTCCGAATGTTGGGCGATGGACTTTGATGACCAAATCTCCATTGACCGGTCTCTATCTCGATACGCATTGTGGAGGAGCGCTAGGAAGAGAGCTGAAAAAAACAGGTTACGATGCTGTTGGTGTTCGCGGCAAGGCTGATGAACCAGTCTACTTGTACTTAGATGACGACGAACTTGAGTTGCGAGATGCAAAGGATATTTGGAATGACGGAGTTTACGCCGCAACAGAAAAGCTCCACGAAGAAACCCCGCAAGGCTCTTGTGTCTATGCTATAGGTCCGAGCGGTGTGAACCTGAATACCGCTGCTGTGGGTTGCTGTGAAATCGCACATCAAACAGGACGTGGAGGCGCTGGGGCTGTGATAGGGTCTAAGAACCTGAAAGCTTTCGTCGCCTATGGTACCCAGAAAATAGAAGCTAATGATGTGGAGACTATTCGTGAAATCAACCGTGATTTGATTTCTCAATGGCGTCAGGAAGGACACGAAGAATCATTCAAGAATTACGGCACCACTTTTATCCCAGAGATCAGTAACGCTTTGGGCCAGTACCCAACACGCAACTGGGAGTCAGGCTACTTCGAAGACTGGGAGGATTTGGATGCCGAGAAAATGAAGGAGAAGTACGGTCTTGGATCACACCATTCCTGCCCTCACTGTGTGATGCGATGTACGCATGCGTTTAGAACTGAGAATCCTTACAATCCTGACGAAGAAGTAGAGTCAATGGTTGAATACGAGACATTGGGTCTTATGGGTGGAAATCTTGGGATTCATGACCCTAAGTTCGTTTTCAAGTTGAATTACATCTGTGACGATGCTGGACTGGATACTATCAGTACCGGCACCCGAATTGGCTTCGCGATGGAGGCTTATGAAAAAGGCATTCTTACCGAAGAAGACATTGGTTTTCCACTTGAATTTGGTGACGGTGAAGCTGCATTGAAACTTGCGAAGATGATTGCGAAGCGAGAGGGAATAGGCGACCTTCTTGCGAAAGGTGTTAAGCAAGCAGGAGAAGAACTCGGTCCCGAAGCTGAGAAAATTGCTGTTCATGTAAAGGGACTTGAGGTACCCGCTTGGGATCCACGGGGCAGAAAAGGTATGGGCGTATCATATGCAACTGCCGATGTGGGAGCCAGTCACTTACGCGGCTGGCCAGCCACTGCTGAACCACCAAATGAAACTGCGGTTCCGACTGTTGAGTCAATGATCCGGTCGAGAGACGATAAAGTGCTTACTGATTCACTTGAGGTTTGCCACTTTACGTACCGCCTACACATAACCTTGGAACAGAAGATTGCCATGCTCAATGCTGCTTCAGGACTAAATTACGATGAGGAGAAAGTATTCAAATTTGCTCATCGCGTTGCTACACTCAGCCGTCTTTTCAATGTACGAGAAGGTATTTCTCGCAAAGACGACAAACTCCCCCCGAGGTTCTGGGAAGCGGAAACACAGGGGCCGCGTGAAGGAATGAAGGCCTTCGTCACAAGAGAAGATTTCGAGAAGTCTCTCGACAAATTCTACGAGTTGAGAGCATGGGATGAGGAAGGCATTCCTACAAAAGAGGCGATCCGCGACCTAGGTCT
Proteins encoded in this window:
- a CDS encoding aldehyde ferredoxin oxidoreductase family protein; this translates as MTHECWNEQILWIDLSSQSVTEEQLSPEIYEKFMGGKGLGTYLLYREVNESIDPLDPDNLLLFLSGPLQGLPAPNVGRWTLMTKSPLTGLYLDTHCGGALGRELKKTGYDAVGVRGKADEPVYLYLDDDELELRDAKDIWNDGVYAATEKLHEETPQGSCVYAIGPSGVNLNTAAVGCCEIAHQTGRGGAGAVIGSKNLKAFVAYGTQKIEANDVETIREINRDLISQWRQEGHEESFKNYGTTFIPEISNALGQYPTRNWESGYFEDWEDLDAEKMKEKYGLGSHHSCPHCVMRCTHAFRTENPYNPDEEVESMVEYETLGLMGGNLGIHDPKFVFKLNYICDDAGLDTISTGTRIGFAMEAYEKGILTEEDIGFPLEFGDGEAALKLAKMIAKREGIGDLLAKGVKQAGEELGPEAEKIAVHVKGLEVPAWDPRGRKGMGVSYATADVGASHLRGWPATAEPPNETAVPTVESMIRSRDDKVLTDSLEVCHFTYRLHITLEQKIAMLNAASGLNYDEEKVFKFAHRVATLSRLFNVREGISRKDDKLPPRFWEAETQGPREGMKAFVTREDFEKSLDKFYELRAWDEEGIPTKEAIRDLGLDGIVE